One Onychostoma macrolepis isolate SWU-2019 chromosome 15, ASM1243209v1, whole genome shotgun sequence DNA segment encodes these proteins:
- the LOC131520566 gene encoding protein IWS1 homolog isoform X1 — MDGDEEIRSDDGSATPVQDEQEDARPESRQSEDDGSDNEDAAHDRRSENADSGSDHEARGGGDGSDSEPEPPRPADSDEDEEGSSPVKRRASTSDIEEEEEKPHPASDSEQEETEKRRSPKSDAASDSDEDKPKQKTLRDSDAEEEEEEGGRKEDGKWKAVMNSDSEDEDERPKQEAGSDEDEGPKRRALASDDDDVEEDEKPVKRKKAVLSDSDEDEDKEVKKSRLVSDEDSGSDEGSGVLDKSLAAKLKELGSDSEDEEDTKRDSGKKDEKALFGSDSDSGDDEEEKMIADIFGESGDEEGEEFTGFNQEELEAERPQSQAQGQQGLDDSDSDDDVDRGGKDMSFMSDFEIMLARKKAQSGKRRRNRDGGTFISDADDVVSAMITKMTEAAEEDRTLNSQKKPALKKLMLLPTVVMHLKKQDLKETFIDSGVMMAIKEWISPLPDKSLPALKIREELLKILQELPSVSQETLKLSGIGRAVMYLYKHPKESRPNKDLALKLINEWSRPIFGLSSNYKGMTREEREQRDLDQQVAPRRRLSEPQTSERRDEPDVFAPALSSGGQTPRRDLEKVLTGEEKALRPGDPGFCARARVPMPSNKDYVVRPKWNVDMDSNRAPLKKGLSRVDKQMRRFADIKRLTKTGHAVKISVEGNRMPL; from the exons ATGGATGGAGACGAGGAGATCCGCTCAG ATGATGGCAGCGCTACTCCAGTTCAGGACGAGCAGGAGGATGCCAGACCCGAGTCACGACAGTCTGAG GATGACGGCAGTGATAACGAGGACGCCGCTCACGACAGGAGGTCTGAGAACGCAGACAGCGGGTCGGATCACGAGGCTCGTGGAGGAGGAGACGGGAGCGATTCGGAGCCCGAGCCGCCGCGGCCCGCAGACAGCGATGAGGATGAGGAGGGCAGCTCTCCTGTGAAGCGAAGAGCGAGCACCTCCGAcatagaggaggaggaggagaaaccGCATCCAGCCAGCGACTCCGAGCAGGAGGAAACAGAGAAGAGACGCAGCCCTAAATCAGACGCGGCCAGCGATTCGGACGAGGACAAACCCAAACAGAAAACTCTGAGAGACTCTGATGcagaagaggaggaagaggagggagggaggaaggAGGATGGAAAATGGAAAGCTGTGATGAATTCAGACAGTGAGGATGAGGACGAGAGACCGAAACAGGAAGCAGGAAGTGATGAGGATGAAGGGCCTAAACGACGGGCTCTGGccagtgatgatgatgatgttgaaGAAGATGAGAAGCCTG TGAAGAGGAAGAAGGCTGTTCTGTCAGACAGTGATGAAGATGAGGATAAAG AGGTGAAGAAGAGCAGGCTGGTGTCTGATGAAGACTCTGGCAGTGATGAAGGCTCTGGAGTTCTTGATAAGAGTTTAGCAGCTAAACTGAAGGAGCTGGGCTCAGACAGCGAGGATGAGGAGGACACGAAGAGAGATTCAGGGAAGAAGGACGAGAAGGCTCTGTTTGGCAGCGACAGCGACTCCGGAGACGACGAGGAAGA GAAAATGATTGCAGACATCTTCGGAGAGTCCGGTGATGAGGAAGGGGAGGAGTTTACG ggcTTCAATCAAGAGGAGCTGGAGGCCGAGCGGCCGCAGTCTCAGGCTCAGGGACAGCAGGGACTGGACGACTCCGATTCAGATGATGATGTGGACAGAGGAGGAAAAGA catGTCCTTCATGTCAGACTTTGAGATCATGCTGGCTCGTAAGAAAGCTCAGAGCGGCAAACGCAGACGCAATCGAGACGGAGGGACGTTCATCAGTGACGCCGATGATGTTGTGAGCGCCATGATCACCAAAATGACAGAAGCtgcagag gaggACCGGACTCTGAACAGTCAGAAGAAACCGGCTCTGAAGAAGCTCATGCTGCTGCCCACAGTGGTGATGCATTTAAAGAA GCAGGATCTGAAGGAGACGTTCATAGACAGCGGTGTGATGATGGCCATAAAGGAATGGATCAGTCCTCTCCCGGATAAGAGTCTCCCAGCGCTCAAGATACGAGAGGAGCTGCTCAAGATCCTGCAGGAA CTGCCCAGCGTGAGTCAGGAAACACTGAAGCTCAGCGGAATCGGCCGAGCCGTCATGTACCTCTACAAACACCCGAAAGAGTCTCGACCGAACAAAGACCTCGCGCTCAAACTCATCA acgAGTGGTCACGGCCCATCTTCGGTTTATCGTCCAACTACAAGGGAATGacgagagaagagagagagcagAGAGACCTGGACCAGCAGGTCGCCCCGCGCAGACGCCtcag TGAGCCTCAGACGTCTGAGAGACGCGACGAGCCAGACGTCTTTGCCCCGGCGCTCag CTCAGGAGGACAGACTCCTCGCAGAGATCTGGAGAAGGTGCTCACCGGAGAGGAGAA GGCGTTGCGGCCGGGTGACCCGGGTTTCTGTGCTCGAGCTCGTGTGCCCATGCCGTCCAATAAGGATTACGTGGTTCGGCCCAAATGGAACGTGGATATGGATTCAAACAGA GCTCCGCTGAAGAAGGGTTTGTCGCGAGTAGATAAACAGATGCGGCGTTTCGCGGACATCAAGCGCTTGACGAAGACGGGGCACGCGGTGAAGATCAGCGTGGAGGGGAACCGCATGCCGCTCTGA
- the LOC131520566 gene encoding protein IWS1 homolog isoform X3 — translation MDGDEEIRSDDGSATPVQDEQEDARPESRQSEDDGSDNEDAAHDRRSENADSGSDHEARGGGDGSDSEPEPPRPADSDEDEEGSSPVKRRASTSDIEEEEEKPHPASDSEQEETEKRRSPKSDAASDSDEDKPKQKTLRDSDAEEEEEEGGRKEDGKWKAVMNSDSEDEDERPKQEAGSDEDEGPKRRALASDDDDVEEDEKPVKRKKAVLSDSDEDEDKEVKKSRLVSDEDSGSDEGSGVLDKSLAAKLKELGSDSEDEEDTKRDSGKKDEKALFGSDSDSGDDEEEKMIADIFGESGDEEGEEFTGFNQEELEAERPQSQAQGQQGLDDSDSDDDVDRGGKDMSFMSDFEIMLARKKAQSGKRRRNRDGGTFISDADDVVSAMITKMTEAAEEDRTLNSQKKPALKKLMLLPTVVMHLKKQDLKETFIDSGVMMAIKEWISPLPDKSLPALKIREELLKILQELPSVSQETLKLSGIGRAVMYLYKHPKESRPNKDLALKLINEWSRPIFGLSSNYKGMTREEREQRDLDQQVAPRRRLSSGGQTPRRDLEKVLTGEEKALRPGDPGFCARARVPMPSNKDYVVRPKWNVDMDSNRAPLKKGLSRVDKQMRRFADIKRLTKTGHAVKISVEGNRMPL, via the exons ATGGATGGAGACGAGGAGATCCGCTCAG ATGATGGCAGCGCTACTCCAGTTCAGGACGAGCAGGAGGATGCCAGACCCGAGTCACGACAGTCTGAG GATGACGGCAGTGATAACGAGGACGCCGCTCACGACAGGAGGTCTGAGAACGCAGACAGCGGGTCGGATCACGAGGCTCGTGGAGGAGGAGACGGGAGCGATTCGGAGCCCGAGCCGCCGCGGCCCGCAGACAGCGATGAGGATGAGGAGGGCAGCTCTCCTGTGAAGCGAAGAGCGAGCACCTCCGAcatagaggaggaggaggagaaaccGCATCCAGCCAGCGACTCCGAGCAGGAGGAAACAGAGAAGAGACGCAGCCCTAAATCAGACGCGGCCAGCGATTCGGACGAGGACAAACCCAAACAGAAAACTCTGAGAGACTCTGATGcagaagaggaggaagaggagggagggaggaaggAGGATGGAAAATGGAAAGCTGTGATGAATTCAGACAGTGAGGATGAGGACGAGAGACCGAAACAGGAAGCAGGAAGTGATGAGGATGAAGGGCCTAAACGACGGGCTCTGGccagtgatgatgatgatgttgaaGAAGATGAGAAGCCTG TGAAGAGGAAGAAGGCTGTTCTGTCAGACAGTGATGAAGATGAGGATAAAG AGGTGAAGAAGAGCAGGCTGGTGTCTGATGAAGACTCTGGCAGTGATGAAGGCTCTGGAGTTCTTGATAAGAGTTTAGCAGCTAAACTGAAGGAGCTGGGCTCAGACAGCGAGGATGAGGAGGACACGAAGAGAGATTCAGGGAAGAAGGACGAGAAGGCTCTGTTTGGCAGCGACAGCGACTCCGGAGACGACGAGGAAGA GAAAATGATTGCAGACATCTTCGGAGAGTCCGGTGATGAGGAAGGGGAGGAGTTTACG ggcTTCAATCAAGAGGAGCTGGAGGCCGAGCGGCCGCAGTCTCAGGCTCAGGGACAGCAGGGACTGGACGACTCCGATTCAGATGATGATGTGGACAGAGGAGGAAAAGA catGTCCTTCATGTCAGACTTTGAGATCATGCTGGCTCGTAAGAAAGCTCAGAGCGGCAAACGCAGACGCAATCGAGACGGAGGGACGTTCATCAGTGACGCCGATGATGTTGTGAGCGCCATGATCACCAAAATGACAGAAGCtgcagag gaggACCGGACTCTGAACAGTCAGAAGAAACCGGCTCTGAAGAAGCTCATGCTGCTGCCCACAGTGGTGATGCATTTAAAGAA GCAGGATCTGAAGGAGACGTTCATAGACAGCGGTGTGATGATGGCCATAAAGGAATGGATCAGTCCTCTCCCGGATAAGAGTCTCCCAGCGCTCAAGATACGAGAGGAGCTGCTCAAGATCCTGCAGGAA CTGCCCAGCGTGAGTCAGGAAACACTGAAGCTCAGCGGAATCGGCCGAGCCGTCATGTACCTCTACAAACACCCGAAAGAGTCTCGACCGAACAAAGACCTCGCGCTCAAACTCATCA acgAGTGGTCACGGCCCATCTTCGGTTTATCGTCCAACTACAAGGGAATGacgagagaagagagagagcagAGAGACCTGGACCAGCAGGTCGCCCCGCGCAGACGCCtcag CTCAGGAGGACAGACTCCTCGCAGAGATCTGGAGAAGGTGCTCACCGGAGAGGAGAA GGCGTTGCGGCCGGGTGACCCGGGTTTCTGTGCTCGAGCTCGTGTGCCCATGCCGTCCAATAAGGATTACGTGGTTCGGCCCAAATGGAACGTGGATATGGATTCAAACAGA GCTCCGCTGAAGAAGGGTTTGTCGCGAGTAGATAAACAGATGCGGCGTTTCGCGGACATCAAGCGCTTGACGAAGACGGGGCACGCGGTGAAGATCAGCGTGGAGGGGAACCGCATGCCGCTCTGA
- the LOC131520566 gene encoding protein IWS1 homolog isoform X2, which translates to MDGDEEIRSDDGSATPVQDEQEDARPESRQSEDDGSDNEDAAHDRRSENADSGSDHEARGGGDGSDSEPEPPRPADSDEDEEGSSPVKRRASTSDIEEEEEKPHPASDSEQEETEKRRSPKSDAASDSDEDKPKQKTLRDSDAEEEEEEGGRKEDGKWKAVMNSDSEDEDERPKQEAGSDEDEGPKRRALASDDDDVEEDEKPVKRKKAVLSDSDEDEDKEVKKSRLVSDEDSGSDEGSGVLDKSLAAKLKELGSDSEDEEDTKRDSGKKDEKALFGSDSDSGDDEEEKMIADIFGESGDEEGEEFTGFNQEELEAERPQSQAQGQQGLDDSDSDDDVDRGGKDMSFMSDFEIMLARKKAQSGKRRRNRDGGTFISDADDVVSAMITKMTEAAEEDRTLNSQKKPALKKLMLLPTVVMHLKKQDLKETFIDSGVMMAIKEWISPLPDKSLPALKIREELLKILQELPSVSQETLKLSGIGRAVMYLYKHPKESRPNKDLALKLINEWSRPIFGLSSNYKGMTREEREQRDLDQQVAPRRRLSEPQTSERRDEPDVFAPALSSGGQTPRRDLEKVLTGEEKALRPGDPGFCARARVPMPSNKDYVVRPKWNVDMDSNRRSFRKGIGLLEKHKRRFAEQRKQRRPQGAVKISIEGNRMPL; encoded by the exons ATGGATGGAGACGAGGAGATCCGCTCAG ATGATGGCAGCGCTACTCCAGTTCAGGACGAGCAGGAGGATGCCAGACCCGAGTCACGACAGTCTGAG GATGACGGCAGTGATAACGAGGACGCCGCTCACGACAGGAGGTCTGAGAACGCAGACAGCGGGTCGGATCACGAGGCTCGTGGAGGAGGAGACGGGAGCGATTCGGAGCCCGAGCCGCCGCGGCCCGCAGACAGCGATGAGGATGAGGAGGGCAGCTCTCCTGTGAAGCGAAGAGCGAGCACCTCCGAcatagaggaggaggaggagaaaccGCATCCAGCCAGCGACTCCGAGCAGGAGGAAACAGAGAAGAGACGCAGCCCTAAATCAGACGCGGCCAGCGATTCGGACGAGGACAAACCCAAACAGAAAACTCTGAGAGACTCTGATGcagaagaggaggaagaggagggagggaggaaggAGGATGGAAAATGGAAAGCTGTGATGAATTCAGACAGTGAGGATGAGGACGAGAGACCGAAACAGGAAGCAGGAAGTGATGAGGATGAAGGGCCTAAACGACGGGCTCTGGccagtgatgatgatgatgttgaaGAAGATGAGAAGCCTG TGAAGAGGAAGAAGGCTGTTCTGTCAGACAGTGATGAAGATGAGGATAAAG AGGTGAAGAAGAGCAGGCTGGTGTCTGATGAAGACTCTGGCAGTGATGAAGGCTCTGGAGTTCTTGATAAGAGTTTAGCAGCTAAACTGAAGGAGCTGGGCTCAGACAGCGAGGATGAGGAGGACACGAAGAGAGATTCAGGGAAGAAGGACGAGAAGGCTCTGTTTGGCAGCGACAGCGACTCCGGAGACGACGAGGAAGA GAAAATGATTGCAGACATCTTCGGAGAGTCCGGTGATGAGGAAGGGGAGGAGTTTACG ggcTTCAATCAAGAGGAGCTGGAGGCCGAGCGGCCGCAGTCTCAGGCTCAGGGACAGCAGGGACTGGACGACTCCGATTCAGATGATGATGTGGACAGAGGAGGAAAAGA catGTCCTTCATGTCAGACTTTGAGATCATGCTGGCTCGTAAGAAAGCTCAGAGCGGCAAACGCAGACGCAATCGAGACGGAGGGACGTTCATCAGTGACGCCGATGATGTTGTGAGCGCCATGATCACCAAAATGACAGAAGCtgcagag gaggACCGGACTCTGAACAGTCAGAAGAAACCGGCTCTGAAGAAGCTCATGCTGCTGCCCACAGTGGTGATGCATTTAAAGAA GCAGGATCTGAAGGAGACGTTCATAGACAGCGGTGTGATGATGGCCATAAAGGAATGGATCAGTCCTCTCCCGGATAAGAGTCTCCCAGCGCTCAAGATACGAGAGGAGCTGCTCAAGATCCTGCAGGAA CTGCCCAGCGTGAGTCAGGAAACACTGAAGCTCAGCGGAATCGGCCGAGCCGTCATGTACCTCTACAAACACCCGAAAGAGTCTCGACCGAACAAAGACCTCGCGCTCAAACTCATCA acgAGTGGTCACGGCCCATCTTCGGTTTATCGTCCAACTACAAGGGAATGacgagagaagagagagagcagAGAGACCTGGACCAGCAGGTCGCCCCGCGCAGACGCCtcag TGAGCCTCAGACGTCTGAGAGACGCGACGAGCCAGACGTCTTTGCCCCGGCGCTCag CTCAGGAGGACAGACTCCTCGCAGAGATCTGGAGAAGGTGCTCACCGGAGAGGAGAA GGCGTTGCGGCCGGGTGACCCGGGTTTCTGTGCTCGAGCTCGTGTGCCCATGCCGTCCAATAAGGATTACGTGGTTCGGCCCAAATGGAACGTGGATATGGATTCAAACAGA AGGAGCTTTAGGAAGGGCATCGGCCTGCTGGAGAAACACAAGCGGCGTTTTGCGGAGCAGAGGAAGCAGCGGCGGCCGCAGGGAGCTGTGAAAATCAGCATTGAGGGAAACCGAATGCCGCTGTAG